One window of the Myxococcaceae bacterium JPH2 genome contains the following:
- a CDS encoding MerR family DNA-binding transcriptional regulator: protein MSEPIRIGQLASRTGRSVHTIRWDEAQGLMPGVSRDAGGQRTRPDLGVEELSE from the coding sequence ATGTCCGAACCCATTCGCATCGGCCAACTGGCTTCCCGCACCGGGCGCAGCGTCCACACCATCCGTTGGGATGAGGCCCAGGGCCTCATGCCCGGCGTCAGTCGCGACGCGGGCGGCCAGCGTACCCGTCCGGATCTGGGCGTCGAGGAGTTGAGTGAGT